In a single window of the Streptomyces cinnabarinus genome:
- a CDS encoding acetate--CoA ligase family protein — MGRDLSALFDPVSVAVVGASDDPAKYGHAIAAQAVRANGRRPVHLVNRRGGTVLGRTAAPSLSAIGEPVDLAVVSVPAAGFEDAVDEALRCGARAIVAITAGFAETGDAGRARQEAVAERVRAAGAVMVGPNCLGLADNTTDLFLASDTFTPGGVALLSQSGNLALELQLRFRPHGLGFSRFVSLGNQADVTLVDLLADCARHEGTRAIAVYAEDFGDGRAFAEAAADAGKPVVLLTAGRGDASARSAQSHTGALTTSADVVAAACRDAGVELVATPRELTVVLAARHGARRADGRRVAVLTDGGGHGVIAADAVEAAGLTVPELGGPTRERLREALWEQSAVANPVDLAGMGEQDPGSYAQTVAALLAAEEVDAVLMTGYFGGYAAAEGGLGGGGTALADGEKAAALLIAARHRATATPLVVQSMYPESPSCRTLAAAGIPVFSATEDAARALAATAPGAPRTGVPPLPSPAAPLRETGYLETRRALEAAGLAFPAAREIHDESELLAATEEFGGPYVLKALHLLHKSDAGGVALGLAGPDELLAAFREMHARLGALSYSVEAMADLSDGIELIVGVNRDPRFGPVAMVGLGGVLAEALHDVAFTLAPVPADRALHLLRGLRTAVLLDGVRGRPPVDVEAAAAAIEAITAFAAAHPEIAEIEVNPLLVRPDGALALDSRAVLA, encoded by the coding sequence ATGGGACGTGACCTCTCGGCACTCTTCGACCCGGTATCCGTCGCCGTCGTCGGAGCCAGCGACGACCCCGCCAAGTACGGGCACGCCATCGCCGCCCAGGCGGTCCGCGCGAACGGGCGCCGCCCCGTCCACCTGGTCAACCGGCGCGGCGGCACCGTCCTCGGCCGCACCGCGGCGCCCAGCCTGAGCGCGATAGGGGAGCCCGTCGACCTCGCGGTCGTCTCCGTGCCCGCCGCCGGTTTCGAGGACGCCGTCGACGAGGCCCTGCGGTGCGGGGCCCGGGCGATCGTCGCGATCACCGCAGGGTTCGCCGAGACCGGTGACGCCGGGCGCGCCCGGCAGGAGGCCGTCGCCGAGCGGGTGCGCGCCGCCGGTGCCGTGATGGTCGGGCCGAACTGCCTGGGCCTGGCCGACAACACCACCGACCTCTTCCTGGCCTCCGACACCTTCACCCCCGGCGGCGTGGCCCTGCTGAGCCAGAGCGGCAACCTCGCCCTCGAACTCCAGCTCCGCTTCCGCCCGCACGGCCTCGGGTTCTCCCGGTTCGTCTCGCTCGGCAACCAGGCCGACGTCACCCTCGTCGACCTGCTCGCCGACTGCGCCCGGCACGAGGGCACCCGGGCCATCGCCGTGTACGCCGAGGACTTCGGCGACGGACGCGCCTTCGCCGAGGCGGCCGCCGACGCCGGGAAGCCGGTCGTGCTCCTCACCGCCGGACGCGGGGACGCCTCCGCGCGCAGCGCCCAGTCCCACACCGGGGCGCTGACCACCTCGGCCGACGTGGTGGCCGCCGCGTGCCGGGACGCCGGGGTGGAACTGGTCGCCACCCCGCGCGAACTCACCGTCGTCCTCGCCGCAAGGCACGGCGCACGCCGGGCCGACGGCCGCCGGGTCGCCGTGCTCACCGACGGCGGCGGCCACGGCGTCATCGCCGCCGACGCCGTCGAGGCCGCCGGGCTGACCGTGCCCGAACTCGGCGGGCCGACGCGGGAGCGGCTGCGCGAGGCCCTGTGGGAGCAGTCGGCCGTCGCCAACCCGGTGGACCTCGCCGGCATGGGCGAGCAGGACCCGGGCTCCTACGCGCAGACCGTCGCCGCGCTGCTGGCGGCCGAGGAGGTCGACGCCGTCCTGATGACCGGATACTTCGGCGGCTACGCGGCCGCCGAGGGCGGACTCGGCGGAGGCGGCACCGCCCTGGCGGACGGGGAGAAGGCGGCGGCACTCCTCATCGCCGCCCGCCATCGCGCCACCGCCACCCCTCTGGTCGTGCAGTCGATGTATCCGGAATCGCCCAGCTGCCGCACCCTCGCCGCCGCCGGGATACCCGTCTTCTCCGCCACCGAGGACGCCGCCCGCGCACTCGCCGCCACCGCACCGGGCGCACCCCGCACCGGTGTGCCCCCCCTGCCCAGCCCCGCGGCCCCGCTGCGGGAGACCGGCTACCTGGAGACCCGCAGAGCCCTGGAGGCGGCCGGACTCGCCTTCCCCGCCGCCCGCGAGATCCACGACGAGAGCGAACTGCTCGCAGCGACCGAGGAGTTCGGCGGCCCGTACGTCCTCAAGGCCCTGCATCTGCTCCACAAGTCCGACGCCGGAGGAGTGGCCCTCGGCCTCGCCGGACCCGACGAACTGCTCGCCGCCTTCCGGGAGATGCACGCCCGGCTCGGCGCCCTCTCCTACTCCGTGGAGGCCATGGCCGACCTCAGCGACGGCATCGAGCTGATCGTCGGCGTCAACCGCGACCCGCGCTTCGGCCCGGTCGCCATGGTGGGCCTGGGCGGAGTGCTCGCGGAGGCACTGCACGACGTCGCCTTCACCCTCGCCCCCGTGCCCGCCGACCGCGCCCTGCACCTGCTGCGCGGACTGCGGACCGCGGTCCTGCTCGACGGCGTGCGCGGCCGACCGCCCGTCGACGTCGAGGCCGCCGCGGCCGCCATCGAGGCGATCACCGCGTTCGCCGCCGCCCACCCCGAGATCGCCGAGATCGAGGTCAACCCCCTCCTCGTACGGCCCGACGGCGCCCTCGCCCTCGACTCCCGCGCCGTACTCGCCTGA
- a CDS encoding ferredoxin gives MKLLLDSTRCQGYGLCQEPAPEQVDLDEWGYASVRASEVPPGGETAAEAAVTACPNSALRLVK, from the coding sequence ATGAAACTGCTGCTGGACTCCACCCGCTGCCAGGGCTACGGCCTCTGCCAGGAACCCGCGCCCGAGCAGGTCGACCTCGACGAGTGGGGCTACGCGTCGGTGCGTGCCTCCGAGGTGCCGCCCGGCGGCGAGACAGCCGCCGAAGCCGCCGTCACCGCCTGCCCCAACTCCGCGCTGCGGCTGGTGAAGTGA
- a CDS encoding NADH-ubiquinone oxidoreductase-F iron-sulfur binding region domain-containing protein: MTSVYSLLPEGRPGLLSPAPGGEDIAGYLAAGGYAPLVAPGRLLDRIAAAGLRGRGGAGFPAAVKLRAVRDAPSPRVVVANGEEGEPGSVKDRWLLRHRPHTVLDGLRLAAALTGAERGHVYLSDLAAERAVRQALTECALDLRVDVVRTEHTYVAGEESAVVRRIDGGPALPTAKPPRPFESGVGGAPTLVANVETLARVARMNTHPGEADAVAAAHLVTLAGGGGDSALVEVPAGTHLKVLADLCGHGRSEAVLLGGMFGGLYGEGWRDLPLDHDGLRTAGAALGCGALHFLGPEDCPLAVAVEAASYLGAQSARQCGVCVSGTGAMAKALSAVARGEGNPDTLTQLHRWSSQLPGRGACALLDAAARVVATLLDRFPDTLDAHRSPGCPACAGPAPEDGRRFTVPVP, encoded by the coding sequence ATGACCAGCGTGTACTCCCTCCTTCCCGAAGGACGGCCCGGCCTCCTCTCCCCCGCGCCCGGCGGTGAGGACATCGCCGGGTACCTCGCCGCGGGCGGCTACGCGCCCCTGGTGGCGCCCGGACGGCTGCTCGACCGGATCGCCGCGGCGGGACTGCGCGGGCGGGGCGGCGCCGGGTTCCCGGCCGCCGTCAAACTCCGGGCCGTCCGCGACGCGCCGAGCCCCCGTGTCGTCGTCGCCAACGGCGAGGAGGGCGAACCGGGATCCGTGAAGGACCGCTGGCTGCTCCGCCACCGCCCGCACACCGTCCTGGACGGACTGCGGCTGGCGGCGGCCCTGACCGGCGCCGAGCGCGGCCACGTGTACCTCTCCGACCTCGCGGCCGAGCGGGCCGTGCGCCAGGCGCTCACCGAATGCGCCCTCGACCTGCGCGTCGACGTCGTCCGTACCGAGCACACCTATGTCGCGGGCGAGGAGAGCGCCGTCGTACGGCGCATCGACGGCGGCCCCGCCCTGCCGACGGCCAAACCCCCGCGGCCGTTCGAGAGCGGTGTCGGCGGCGCGCCCACCCTCGTCGCCAACGTGGAGACGCTGGCCCGCGTCGCGCGGATGAACACGCACCCCGGCGAGGCGGACGCCGTCGCCGCGGCCCACCTGGTGACCCTCGCCGGTGGCGGCGGTGACAGCGCGCTCGTGGAAGTGCCCGCCGGCACGCATCTGAAGGTCCTCGCCGACCTGTGCGGGCACGGCAGGTCCGAGGCCGTCCTGCTGGGCGGGATGTTCGGCGGGCTGTACGGCGAGGGCTGGCGGGACCTGCCGCTCGACCACGACGGCCTGCGCACGGCCGGTGCGGCGCTCGGCTGCGGCGCACTGCACTTCCTCGGCCCCGAGGACTGCCCCCTCGCCGTCGCCGTGGAAGCCGCCTCCTACCTCGGCGCGCAGAGCGCCCGGCAGTGCGGTGTGTGCGTCTCGGGCACCGGGGCGATGGCCAAGGCCCTCTCCGCCGTCGCCCGCGGCGAGGGGAACCCGGACACGCTCACCCAGCTGCACCGCTGGTCGAGCCAGCTGCCCGGCCGCGGAGCCTGCGCCCTGCTCGACGCCGCCGCCCGCGTCGTCGCCACCCTCCTCGACCGCTTCCCCGACACGCTCGACGCCCACCGAAGTCCCGGCTGCCCCGCCTGCGCGGGCCCGGCACCCGAGGACGGGCGCCGCTTCACCGTCCCGGTGCCCTGA
- a CDS encoding aromatic ring-hydroxylating oxygenase subunit alpha: protein MNPPTTRAADVDASPTPPVPPPEHPGQALAARYYTDPAIAQAETDRIFAKSWQLVCHESDLPGPGARLAATAAGREVLVVRTEDGGLAAHLNVCRHRGTRLVTDPEPAGKAIRCPYHGWTYKLDGRLVGAPEARRIPCLDKPKFGLHPVNVESFLGFVFVNLDLEATPLAESCAGLAEAVGRYAGPGLVPVGKHRIHDLKGGEEQNANWKVIVDNYLEGYHVPVAHPSLMRLLDYAAYTVDVQENYVLFESPLRDKPSSNWTERLYQRLATPMPGLTEDDRRVWRYAVIYPNTLIDFYPDHVLAWTALPTAQDRAAIPGAFYTKLGEDVRTRLARRLNIHIGWVTNDEDAELVERVQAGMRMPGFEPGPLSQREAGVGWFARRVRRDLEGDAP, encoded by the coding sequence ATGAACCCCCCGACGACCCGGGCAGCCGACGTCGACGCTTCCCCCACTCCGCCGGTCCCGCCCCCCGAGCACCCCGGGCAGGCCCTGGCGGCCCGCTACTACACCGACCCGGCCATCGCGCAGGCCGAGACCGACCGCATCTTCGCCAAGTCCTGGCAGCTCGTCTGTCACGAGTCCGACCTCCCCGGCCCCGGCGCCCGGCTGGCCGCCACCGCAGCCGGCCGCGAGGTGCTGGTCGTCCGCACCGAGGACGGTGGCCTCGCCGCCCACCTCAACGTGTGCCGGCACCGCGGAACCCGGCTGGTCACCGACCCGGAGCCCGCGGGCAAGGCGATCCGCTGCCCGTACCACGGCTGGACCTACAAGCTGGACGGACGCCTGGTCGGCGCCCCCGAGGCCCGCCGCATCCCCTGCCTCGACAAGCCCAAGTTCGGACTGCACCCGGTCAACGTCGAGTCCTTCCTCGGCTTCGTCTTCGTCAACCTCGACCTGGAGGCGACCCCGCTCGCCGAGAGCTGCGCCGGGCTCGCCGAGGCCGTCGGACGCTACGCCGGGCCCGGCCTCGTACCGGTCGGCAAGCACCGCATCCACGACCTGAAGGGCGGCGAGGAGCAGAACGCCAACTGGAAGGTCATCGTCGACAACTATCTGGAGGGCTACCACGTCCCCGTGGCCCACCCCTCGCTGATGCGTCTGCTCGACTACGCCGCGTACACGGTGGACGTGCAGGAGAACTACGTCCTGTTCGAGTCGCCCCTGCGGGACAAGCCCTCCTCGAACTGGACCGAACGGCTCTACCAGCGCCTGGCGACCCCGATGCCGGGCCTCACCGAGGACGACCGGCGGGTCTGGCGGTACGCCGTGATCTACCCGAACACGCTCATCGACTTCTACCCTGACCACGTGCTCGCGTGGACCGCCCTGCCCACCGCCCAGGACCGGGCGGCGATCCCCGGCGCCTTCTACACCAAGCTCGGCGAGGACGTCCGCACCCGGCTGGCCAGGCGGCTGAACATCCACATCGGCTGGGTCACCAACGACGAGGACGCCGAACTGGTGGAGCGCGTGCAGGCCGGGATGCGCATGCCGGGGTTCGAGCCCGGACCGCTGTCGCAGCGCGAGGCCGGCGTCGGCTGGTTCGCCCGGCGGGTCCGACGGGACCTGGAGGGGGACGCGCCGTGA
- a CDS encoding polyamine ABC transporter substrate-binding protein, with translation MSPEVPPPSRRALLRAGACGLLGAAAGGCGFMPAKKPDADQLAPVEARVDGDLVYFNWADFVDPAVFKGFEKEYGVNVIQSNFDSMEGMVAKLNAGNRYDIIFPTAKWAQRLARGGRLRRIDHSRLSNAQSVFGTYTYFTDPWYDPGSAHTVPFTAYKTGIGWRRDRIGELTDSWRDLWNDRARGKVFLLDDRDEVLGMAALTLGLDVSTGDPGDLDRITSLLGSLRPRLRGFSSDSYNNLLNGNALIQQAWSGDMAAMLYQADDPSVFGFQAPKEGTPINSDCYAIPWNAAHPGTAMLFIDYMLRPENVKKNIEYIGYPMPVAGSEKTYADLVEPFPECLVTQDDLKADAFFRNGTRAAEQARDTAWTHVKAG, from the coding sequence ATGTCCCCCGAGGTACCACCGCCGTCCCGACGCGCCCTGCTGCGGGCGGGCGCCTGCGGCCTGCTGGGCGCAGCGGCCGGCGGCTGCGGGTTCATGCCCGCCAAGAAACCCGACGCCGACCAGCTCGCCCCGGTCGAGGCACGCGTCGACGGCGATCTCGTCTACTTCAACTGGGCCGACTTCGTCGACCCGGCCGTCTTCAAGGGCTTCGAGAAGGAGTACGGCGTCAACGTCATCCAGTCGAACTTCGACTCGATGGAAGGCATGGTCGCCAAGCTCAACGCCGGCAACCGCTACGACATCATCTTCCCCACGGCCAAGTGGGCACAGCGGCTGGCCCGCGGGGGCCGGCTGCGCCGTATCGACCACTCCCGGCTCAGCAACGCGCAGTCCGTGTTCGGCACGTACACATACTTCACCGATCCCTGGTACGACCCCGGTTCCGCGCACACCGTCCCCTTCACCGCCTACAAGACCGGCATCGGCTGGCGGCGCGACAGGATCGGTGAACTCACCGACTCCTGGCGGGACCTGTGGAACGACCGGGCCCGGGGCAAGGTCTTCCTGCTGGACGACCGCGACGAGGTCCTCGGCATGGCCGCCCTCACCCTCGGCCTCGACGTCAGCACCGGCGACCCCGGCGACCTCGACCGCATCACCTCCCTGCTGGGCTCCCTGCGGCCGCGGCTGCGCGGCTTCTCCAGCGACAGCTACAACAACCTCCTCAACGGCAACGCGCTGATCCAGCAGGCGTGGAGCGGCGACATGGCCGCCATGCTCTACCAGGCCGACGACCCCTCCGTGTTCGGGTTCCAGGCCCCCAAGGAGGGCACGCCGATCAACTCCGACTGCTACGCCATCCCCTGGAACGCCGCCCACCCCGGCACCGCGATGCTGTTCATCGACTACATGCTGCGGCCGGAGAACGTGAAGAAGAACATCGAGTACATCGGCTACCCGATGCCGGTCGCGGGCAGCGAGAAGACCTACGCCGATCTCGTCGAGCCCTTCCCCGAGTGTCTGGTCACCCAGGACGACCTGAAGGCCGACGCGTTCTTCCGCAACGGCACACGCGCGGCGGAACAGGCGCGCGACACCGCCTGGACCCATGTGAAGGCGGGCTGA
- a CDS encoding ABC transporter permease, protein MALQRPSSRTRRRDTSRNRIWVWFMLPGTLWMTGFLIASLILVAVLAVGTTDELGNPRFGFDLSAVRALADPAYTEVLARSLGYALLTCVICLLIAYPVAYTIALHGGRYKHALIAAIVVPFFANYLVRMYGWSVVLSDDGPVLRALRAVGLADEGTKILNSGFGVIAGLVYGFVVFMIIPLYAALERLDVSLIEAGRDLYGGPVRTFFFVTLPATRQGAAAGLVLVFLPAMGDFVSAQLMGGPDQIMIGNLIQDKFFQGQNWPLGSALTMLLMLVLLIGMLGYLRRTRKDEAEALR, encoded by the coding sequence ATGGCACTGCAGCGCCCCTCGTCCCGCACCCGCCGCCGGGATACCTCCCGGAACCGGATATGGGTCTGGTTCATGCTGCCGGGCACCCTGTGGATGACCGGCTTCCTGATCGCCTCGCTGATCCTCGTCGCCGTCCTCGCGGTCGGCACCACCGACGAGCTCGGCAACCCGCGCTTCGGCTTCGACCTGTCCGCCGTGCGCGCCCTCGCCGATCCCGCCTACACCGAGGTCCTGGCCCGCTCCCTGGGCTACGCCCTGCTGACCTGCGTGATCTGCCTGCTGATCGCCTACCCGGTGGCGTACACGATCGCCCTGCACGGCGGCCGCTACAAGCACGCGCTGATCGCCGCGATCGTGGTGCCGTTCTTCGCCAACTACCTGGTGCGGATGTACGGCTGGTCAGTGGTCCTCTCCGACGACGGACCGGTGCTGCGCGCCCTGCGCGCGGTGGGCCTGGCCGACGAAGGCACGAAGATCCTCAACAGCGGCTTCGGCGTCATCGCGGGACTCGTCTACGGCTTCGTCGTCTTCATGATCATCCCGCTGTACGCGGCCCTGGAACGCCTCGACGTCTCCCTCATCGAGGCCGGCCGCGACCTGTACGGCGGCCCGGTCCGCACCTTCTTCTTCGTCACCCTGCCCGCCACCCGGCAGGGCGCGGCGGCCGGGCTCGTCCTGGTCTTCCTGCCCGCCATGGGCGACTTCGTCAGCGCACAGCTCATGGGAGGCCCGGACCAGATCATGATCGGCAACCTCATCCAGGACAAGTTCTTCCAGGGCCAGAACTGGCCGCTCGGCTCAGCGCTCACCATGCTGCTGATGCTGGTCCTGCTGATCGGGATGCTCGGCTATCTGCGGCGCACCCGCAAGGACGAGGCGGAGGCCCTGCGATGA
- a CDS encoding ABC transporter permease produces MTLLKTPSTTAPAAPAGRTRGRRSRARRRPRLLIAITALFFALLYLPIAVVALFSFNSQKSLTVFDGFSLRWYRAFVHDDVLIASLGTSLRISLVAMAGSVLLGGALALGLVRCRTRLGSLAGLVMLVPLITPEIVTGVASMLLFKGLGVPLSTTTVILAEITFSISYVTVILRSRVAALNPEVEEAAMDLGATRWQAVRLVTLPALLPAVLASAVLIFALVFDDFVLAYFTTGVDPQPLSVRIYSAIRFGVQPTINAVGTLMLAGSIALIALALFIPRLFGRRGGLDILSGE; encoded by the coding sequence ATGACCCTGCTCAAGACACCCTCCACCACCGCACCGGCCGCCCCGGCGGGCCGCACCCGCGGCCGCCGCTCCCGTGCCCGGCGCAGGCCCCGCCTCCTGATCGCCATCACGGCGCTGTTCTTCGCGCTGCTCTACCTGCCCATCGCCGTCGTGGCACTGTTCTCCTTCAACTCCCAGAAGTCCCTGACCGTGTTCGACGGGTTCAGCCTGCGCTGGTACCGCGCCTTCGTGCACGACGACGTCCTGATCGCCTCCCTGGGAACCAGCCTGCGCATCTCCCTGGTGGCGATGGCCGGCTCGGTGCTCCTGGGCGGGGCGCTCGCCCTCGGCCTGGTCCGCTGCCGCACCCGGCTCGGCTCACTGGCCGGACTGGTCATGCTGGTCCCCCTGATCACGCCGGAGATCGTCACCGGCGTCGCCTCGATGCTGCTCTTCAAGGGCCTGGGCGTACCGCTGTCCACCACCACGGTGATCCTCGCCGAGATCACCTTCTCGATCTCGTACGTCACCGTCATCCTCCGCTCCCGGGTCGCCGCCCTGAACCCGGAGGTGGAGGAGGCCGCCATGGACCTCGGCGCCACCCGCTGGCAGGCGGTCCGGCTGGTCACCCTGCCGGCGCTGCTGCCCGCCGTACTCGCCTCTGCCGTACTGATCTTCGCGCTGGTCTTCGACGACTTCGTGCTCGCCTACTTCACCACCGGCGTCGACCCCCAGCCCCTGTCGGTGCGGATCTACTCGGCGATCCGCTTCGGTGTGCAGCCCACCATCAACGCGGTCGGCACGCTCATGCTCGCGGGATCCATCGCCCTGATCGCCCTGGCCCTGTTCATCCCGCGCCTCTTCGGCCGCCGCGGCGGCCTCGACATCCTCTCCGGAGAGTGA
- a CDS encoding ABC transporter ATP-binding protein: MDATPAVRLDGVSKQYADSYAVHRLDLDIEAGHFFSLLGPSGCGKTTTLRMIGGFSDPSEGAVLLAGEDVTALPPNKRNVNTVFQSYALFDHLSIADNVGFGLKRKGVARNEIRQRVGEMLELVQLAGLADRRPRTLSGGQRQRVALARALVNRPAVLLLDEPLAALDLKLRRQMQVELKQIQREVGITFVFVTHDQDEALTMSDRIAVMNAGRIEQCGTPEDIYEHPATGFVASFMGTSNLMNGTYRDGEVTLDKGPALPVGARTGIADGTAVSVSLRPEKIWLSDFEPGMAKLSGVLRETVYSGPTTTYLIELAPGMTLSVLEQNTARARMEDRWSGGETVEFGWRPEHCLVLA; this comes from the coding sequence ATGGACGCGACCCCCGCCGTCCGGCTCGACGGTGTCTCCAAGCAGTACGCGGACTCCTACGCCGTCCACCGCCTGGACCTCGACATCGAGGCCGGCCACTTCTTCTCCCTGCTCGGCCCCTCGGGCTGCGGCAAGACCACCACGCTCCGCATGATCGGCGGCTTCAGCGACCCCAGCGAGGGCGCGGTGCTGCTGGCCGGTGAGGACGTCACAGCGCTGCCGCCCAACAAGCGCAACGTGAACACCGTCTTCCAGAGCTACGCCCTGTTCGACCATCTGAGCATCGCCGACAACGTCGGCTTCGGCCTCAAGCGCAAGGGCGTCGCCAGGAACGAGATACGGCAGCGGGTCGGCGAGATGCTGGAACTGGTGCAGCTCGCCGGTCTCGCCGACCGCCGGCCCCGCACGCTCTCCGGCGGCCAGCGTCAGCGCGTGGCCCTGGCCCGCGCGCTCGTCAACCGCCCGGCCGTGCTGCTGCTGGACGAGCCGCTGGCCGCCCTCGACCTGAAGCTGCGCCGGCAGATGCAGGTGGAGCTGAAGCAGATCCAGCGCGAGGTCGGCATCACCTTCGTCTTCGTCACCCATGACCAGGACGAAGCGCTGACCATGTCCGACCGGATCGCCGTGATGAACGCGGGACGCATCGAGCAGTGCGGCACCCCCGAGGACATCTACGAACACCCCGCGACCGGCTTCGTCGCCTCCTTCATGGGCACCTCCAACCTGATGAACGGCACCTACCGGGACGGTGAGGTGACCCTGGACAAGGGCCCCGCCCTGCCCGTCGGCGCGCGGACCGGCATCGCGGACGGCACCGCCGTCAGCGTCTCCCTGCGCCCCGAGAAGATCTGGCTGTCGGACTTCGAACCGGGCATGGCGAAGCTGAGCGGCGTGCTCCGCGAGACCGTCTACAGCGGCCCGACCACGACCTATCTGATCGAGCTCGCCCCGGGCATGACGCTGTCGGTGCTGGAACAGAACACCGCCCGCGCCCGGATGGAGGACCGCTGGAGCGGCGGCGAGACGGTGGAGTTCGGGTGGCGGCCCGAGCACTGCCTGGTCCTGGCCTGA
- a CDS encoding flavin monoamine oxidase family protein has translation MHHDVIVLGAGLAGLAAARDLASAGTDVLVLEARDRVGGRVEQTRTPDGRTVQLGGEVVGHGHTAYLRLAKELGLKLVPSYVQEPGRMTRATPEGLSAGEPPHWFGPGDAALHTRLSKEFSALAATVDPDDPWSHPDAAALDRLSVADWLRSREAGPAVVRLWDIGQLALAGGSYERISLLAALRKSAAVPGSGTGDYDYDDWEGLRLAEGSATLAEVLGRVLGPRIRLGSPVAALDIRPGRCTVRLHSGEALTARAVVSALPVGPLRDVHVSGVSDARLASLHRQRHATAAKFAAVYDRPFWRDTGLNGLSETEGVLGSTWPQNEGVLSALIPPERYGVLLGTPPHLRTPELLAEIAAMLGDEALRPSSCHLRLWGTDPWTQGYVTQWPPGEVMAVGPLHGTHEPPFYVCGSDQWVAGYMEGAVRTGRAAAEEALRRG, from the coding sequence ATGCATCACGACGTGATCGTGCTCGGCGCCGGTCTCGCCGGGCTCGCCGCCGCCCGGGACCTGGCCTCCGCCGGCACCGACGTGCTCGTCCTGGAGGCCCGGGACCGCGTCGGCGGCCGGGTCGAGCAGACCCGCACACCCGACGGCCGCACCGTCCAGCTGGGCGGTGAGGTCGTCGGCCACGGGCACACCGCCTACCTCCGGCTCGCGAAGGAACTGGGCCTGAAGCTGGTGCCCAGCTATGTCCAGGAGCCGGGCCGCATGACCCGCGCCACCCCCGAAGGGCTCTCGGCCGGTGAACCGCCGCACTGGTTCGGCCCCGGCGACGCGGCCCTGCACACGCGGCTGAGCAAGGAGTTCTCCGCCCTCGCCGCCACCGTCGACCCGGACGACCCCTGGTCGCATCCGGACGCCGCCGCCCTGGACCGGCTCTCCGTGGCCGACTGGCTGCGCTCCCGCGAGGCCGGACCGGCCGTGGTCCGGCTGTGGGACATCGGCCAACTCGCCCTGGCCGGCGGCTCGTACGAGCGGATCTCCCTGCTCGCCGCACTGCGCAAGAGCGCCGCGGTCCCCGGCTCGGGCACCGGCGATTACGACTACGACGACTGGGAGGGACTACGCCTCGCGGAGGGCTCGGCGACCCTCGCCGAGGTCCTGGGCCGCGTGCTGGGACCGCGCATCCGGCTCGGCTCGCCCGTCGCCGCGCTGGACATCCGCCCGGGACGCTGCACCGTGCGCCTGCACTCCGGCGAGGCCCTCACCGCCCGTGCTGTGGTGAGCGCCCTGCCCGTCGGCCCGCTGCGGGACGTCCACGTCAGCGGGGTCAGCGACGCGCGCCTCGCCTCCCTGCACCGGCAACGCCACGCCACGGCCGCGAAGTTCGCCGCCGTCTACGACCGCCCCTTCTGGCGGGACACAGGGCTCAACGGCCTGTCCGAGACCGAAGGCGTGCTGGGCAGCACCTGGCCGCAGAACGAAGGCGTCCTGTCGGCACTGATCCCGCCCGAGCGCTACGGCGTCCTGCTCGGCACCCCACCCCACCTGCGCACCCCCGAACTGCTCGCCGAGATCGCCGCCATGCTCGGCGACGAGGCCCTGCGGCCGAGCTCCTGCCACCTGCGGCTGTGGGGCACCGACCCCTGGACCCAGGGCTACGTCACCCAGTGGCCGCCCGGCGAGGTGATGGCCGTCGGCCCGCTGCACGGCACGCACGAACCGCCGTTCTACGTCTGCGGCTCCGACCAATGGGTCGCCGGATACATGGAGGGCGCCGTCCGCACCGGCCGCGCCGCCGCCGAGGAGGCGCTGCGCCGTGGCTGA